Proteins encoded together in one Riemerella anatipestifer window:
- the murB gene encoding UDP-N-acetylmuramate dehydrogenase, with protein MQLKTNYSLKNHNTFGVESFSKYFAEVNNLEDLTSILKLDEIKGLPILFLGGGSNILLTKDFNGLTILLNLKGIKEQHLNYDEVLLTAQAGENWHQFVQYSLEKNYGGLENLSLIPGNVGTCPIQNIGAYGVEIKDHFESCQVLNLETLEVETFNKEKCHFGYRDSFFKQEGKGKCVILEVSFRLTKRNHLIRTDYGAIQQELSSLNVTQPSIQEVAQAVINIRTSKLPNPKEIGNAGSFFKNPSISTEHYQNLQKQFPSLPGYPQGSHTKVPAGWLIEQTGWKGKQIGNVATHHLQALVIINATGKATGEEIYHFSSEIIASVKDTFGIILEREVNVI; from the coding sequence ATGCAACTTAAGACCAATTATTCTCTTAAAAACCACAACACCTTTGGGGTAGAATCGTTTTCTAAATACTTTGCAGAAGTCAATAATTTAGAAGACTTAACCTCCATCTTAAAGCTAGACGAGATTAAAGGTTTACCTATATTATTCTTAGGTGGTGGGAGCAATATCTTATTAACAAAAGATTTTAATGGGCTTACCATCTTACTCAACCTAAAGGGCATCAAAGAACAACACCTAAACTATGATGAAGTATTACTCACAGCACAAGCAGGAGAAAATTGGCATCAGTTTGTACAATACAGCCTAGAGAAAAACTATGGTGGGCTAGAGAACCTCTCTCTAATACCAGGTAATGTAGGCACTTGCCCTATCCAAAATATAGGGGCATACGGCGTAGAAATTAAAGACCATTTTGAGTCTTGCCAAGTCCTCAACCTAGAAACCCTAGAAGTAGAAACCTTTAATAAGGAGAAATGCCACTTTGGATATAGAGATTCCTTTTTTAAACAAGAAGGCAAGGGGAAGTGTGTTATACTGGAAGTCAGCTTTAGACTAACGAAAAGAAACCACCTCATAAGAACCGACTATGGTGCTATACAACAAGAACTTTCTAGTTTAAATGTTACCCAACCCAGCATACAAGAGGTGGCACAGGCAGTCATAAACATCAGAACTTCTAAACTTCCTAACCCTAAAGAGATAGGTAATGCAGGCAGTTTTTTCAAAAACCCGAGTATCAGCACAGAGCATTATCAGAACTTACAAAAACAATTCCCTAGCCTACCTGGTTATCCACAAGGTAGCCACACCAAAGTTCCTGCAGGTTGGCTAATAGAACAAACAGGTTGGAAGGGTAAACAAATAGGCAATGTGGCTACCCATCATTTACAAGCACTTGTTATCATCAACGCTACGGGAAAGGCTACAGGCGAAGAAATTTATCATTTTTCATCTGAAATCATCGCTTCTGTAAAAGATACCTTTGGGATTATCCTAGAACGAGAGGTTAATGTTATATAA
- a CDS encoding MBL fold metallo-hydrolase, which translates to MLSIKTFTFNPFSENTYVVYNEDRQAFIIDPGNFTANETLALSEFITSQDLTVKNILLTHAHIDHIAGLQWAFDTYQVPVLMHHLDQELLDRAPLTARQYGFNMLPFVGQVIFIDEGETLQLGTDTLHLLHTPGHSPGSISFYSKEQHWVISGDVIFQGSIGRTDLYKGNYEQLIESIKTKLLTLPPNTQVYSGHGASTNIGFEQQYNPFLK; encoded by the coding sequence ATGCTTAGTATCAAAACATTTACCTTCAATCCCTTTTCAGAAAACACCTATGTGGTTTATAACGAGGATAGACAAGCCTTCATTATAGACCCAGGTAATTTTACCGCAAACGAAACTTTAGCGTTATCCGAATTTATAACCTCACAGGACTTAACGGTTAAAAACATTCTGCTCACCCACGCCCATATAGACCATATCGCAGGATTGCAGTGGGCGTTTGATACCTACCAAGTACCTGTACTGATGCATCATCTAGACCAAGAACTACTAGATAGAGCCCCTCTTACCGCAAGGCAGTATGGATTTAATATGCTACCCTTTGTAGGACAAGTAATCTTCATAGATGAGGGCGAAACACTACAACTAGGAACGGATACTCTACACCTATTACACACGCCTGGGCATTCACCTGGGAGCATTAGCTTCTACAGCAAAGAGCAACATTGGGTAATTTCTGGCGATGTAATTTTCCAAGGTAGCATTGGCAGAACCGATTTATATAAAGGCAATTACGAACAACTCATTGAAAGCATTAAAACCAAACTACTCACCTTACCACCGAATACCCAAGTCTATAGCGGACACGGAGCAAGTACCAACATCGGTTTTGAACAACAATACAATCCGTTTTTAAAGTAA
- a CDS encoding TolC family protein, whose product MKKIKNKTLYLVFWVFSYCLSAQGDSLSFSLGEYLSAVSTHHPVIKKYRYGKEIAKNEILKSKGNFDPILSGALGQKNIDNTIYYDKKGLEVDIPLWYGMNIVGGVSNISGKKLDNSTTSGELYNVGVNIPLGKGLIYDKRRAVLHQAEALYKMTEAEQTTLINEILVDAENMYWEWVKQYQIITVYKERLNISEERLEMIKKSYDYGEMASIGVTEAETLYQEFLLGYQQASLDYKNTMEQLELFLWKDNQSVTLPPSVYPLEVFSSEKVADYPMLKNYIEENFSSQHRALRYYLHKDEFLNVEKKLKWQSFLPKIDFSYNLFNKPSKPAEVFPLFNNNFQYGLKLEVPIFMREARADYEIIKLKKLQNEEDLKMKKQELFTKLEVYKNDFEGYTKQLELYKEYYDNYNKLVKGEEIKFKNGESSLFILNSRESKLLDIQKKIYNTENKIMKSYNGIKLFQRNMNAQP is encoded by the coding sequence ATGAAAAAAATAAAAAATAAAACACTATATCTTGTTTTTTGGGTTTTCTCCTATTGCTTGTCTGCACAAGGAGATAGCCTTTCGTTTTCATTAGGCGAATATCTCTCCGCCGTATCTACGCATCACCCTGTTATCAAAAAATACCGCTATGGCAAAGAAATAGCCAAAAACGAAATCCTAAAATCCAAAGGAAATTTCGACCCTATATTATCAGGAGCTTTGGGACAAAAAAACATTGATAATACCATCTATTATGATAAAAAAGGGCTTGAAGTAGATATCCCACTATGGTACGGAATGAATATAGTAGGTGGCGTGAGCAATATCTCTGGAAAAAAACTAGACAACAGCACAACCTCTGGCGAGCTATACAATGTAGGCGTTAATATCCCTTTAGGCAAAGGGCTAATTTACGATAAAAGAAGAGCCGTTTTGCACCAAGCCGAAGCCTTGTATAAAATGACAGAAGCCGAACAAACCACCCTCATCAACGAGATTTTGGTAGATGCCGAAAATATGTATTGGGAGTGGGTAAAGCAATATCAAATCATTACCGTTTATAAAGAAAGGCTCAATATAAGCGAGGAAAGGTTAGAAATGATAAAAAAGTCTTATGACTACGGCGAAATGGCATCCATAGGCGTAACCGAAGCCGAAACTCTGTATCAAGAATTTCTACTGGGTTATCAGCAGGCATCATTGGATTATAAAAACACTATGGAACAGCTTGAGCTTTTTCTCTGGAAAGATAACCAGTCGGTAACATTACCGCCGTCTGTATATCCGCTAGAGGTATTTAGTTCAGAAAAAGTAGCAGATTACCCTATGCTGAAAAATTATATAGAAGAAAACTTTAGTTCGCAACATAGAGCCCTAAGATACTATCTACACAAAGATGAGTTTCTAAATGTAGAGAAAAAATTAAAGTGGCAGAGCTTCCTCCCAAAGATAGATTTCAGTTATAATCTCTTTAATAAACCTAGCAAACCTGCCGAGGTATTCCCTCTATTTAATAATAATTTCCAATACGGTCTCAAGCTGGAAGTTCCTATTTTTATGAGAGAAGCAAGGGCGGACTATGAAATCATTAAACTAAAAAAACTCCAAAACGAGGAAGATTTAAAAATGAAAAAACAAGAACTCTTTACCAAGTTAGAAGTTTACAAGAATGATTTTGAAGGCTACACCAAACAGCTAGAACTCTACAAAGAGTATTACGACAATTACAACAAACTGGTAAAAGGAGAAGAGATTAAATTTAAAAACGGAGAAAGTTCATTATTTATACTCAACTCTAGAGAGTCTAAACTTTTGGATATCCAAAAGAAAATTTACAATACCGAAAACAAAATTATGAAATCCTACAATGGCATTAAACTATTCCAAAGGAATATGAATGCCCAGCCCTAA
- a CDS encoding HlyD family secretion protein, with product MNYKSHNKIYRIHQKTNIKKWFFIGLGILLLLLLLPWTQNIHTNGYVSGLYQEQRPQSIQSPIPGKIIHWYVKNGDQVKKGDTLLRISEIKEDYMDPLLVQRAEDQINAKDNVRDYYSAKIKTIGGQLDAMNAARELKLNQIRIKLQQLNFKINATNAELQAANNEFRITEDQYRRQEEMYKQGLVSLTDFQRRNVSYQNALAKKNSIENKLAEAQQEILSLQVEQNATIQDYNEKISKLEGERFQSMGQVAGSDGEIAKLQTQVTNYKVRQGQYYIIATQDGQITQLSKTGIGEIIKEGENIGIIVPKSVKYAVEFYVSPVDLPLLQEGQKIRCTFDGFPAIVFSGWPNSSYGTFPGKIIAVENNISQNGMFKVVVVESGDKKWPPNIKMGAGSKGIILLNDVPIWYEIWRNINGFPPDYYIANKQKDEKNKK from the coding sequence ATGAACTACAAATCTCACAATAAAATCTACCGAATACACCAAAAAACCAACATCAAAAAATGGTTTTTTATTGGACTTGGCATTCTGCTTTTATTACTATTACTTCCATGGACACAGAACATCCATACCAATGGCTATGTAAGTGGGCTTTACCAAGAGCAGAGACCCCAAAGCATACAATCTCCAATACCTGGGAAAATCATACACTGGTATGTAAAAAACGGTGACCAAGTAAAAAAAGGTGACACTCTTCTTAGAATTTCCGAAATAAAGGAGGACTATATGGATCCTCTATTGGTGCAAAGAGCAGAAGACCAAATCAATGCGAAAGACAATGTAAGAGATTACTACTCTGCAAAAATAAAAACCATTGGAGGACAGCTAGATGCTATGAATGCTGCTAGAGAACTCAAACTGAACCAAATCAGAATAAAACTGCAACAGCTCAACTTTAAAATCAATGCAACTAATGCAGAACTTCAAGCCGCCAACAATGAGTTTAGAATAACAGAAGACCAGTACAGAAGACAAGAAGAAATGTACAAACAAGGACTTGTCTCTTTAACAGATTTCCAAAGGAGAAATGTATCTTACCAAAATGCCCTAGCAAAGAAAAATAGTATAGAAAACAAACTTGCCGAAGCTCAGCAAGAAATCCTTTCTCTACAGGTAGAGCAAAATGCGACTATACAAGACTATAACGAAAAAATAAGCAAACTAGAAGGCGAGCGGTTCCAAAGTATGGGACAGGTAGCAGGAAGTGATGGAGAAATAGCCAAACTACAAACCCAAGTTACAAACTACAAAGTAAGACAGGGGCAGTATTACATTATTGCTACTCAAGACGGACAAATTACCCAGCTCAGCAAAACGGGGATTGGTGAGATTATAAAAGAAGGCGAAAACATAGGTATTATTGTTCCAAAATCGGTAAAATATGCCGTAGAATTTTATGTATCTCCAGTAGATTTGCCACTATTACAGGAAGGGCAAAAGATACGCTGTACCTTTGATGGCTTCCCTGCCATTGTATTCTCTGGGTGGCCCAACTCAAGCTATGGGACTTTCCCTGGTAAAATAATCGCTGTAGAAAACAACATTTCTCAAAACGGAATGTTCAAAGTAGTAGTAGTAGAAAGTGGTGATAAAAAGTGGCCACCAAACATCAAAATGGGAGCAGGCTCAAAGGGTATTATTCTTCTAAACGATGTCCCTATCTGGTACGAGATATGGCGTAACATCAACGGCTTCCCTCCTGATTACTACATCGCAAACAAACAAAAAGATGAAAAAAATAAAAAATAA
- a CDS encoding ABC transporter ATP-binding protein yields the protein MNKKLNELLLNLIKIERKDIVNIYLYGILSGLVYLSIPLGIQAIISYAFGAAMVTSIYLLIALVVLGTWLTGYFQIKVMMIIEKIQQKIFVDYTFKIAKRLPDIDLYSVNNYHLPELINRFFDTQNLQKSFSKMLLSIPTSIIQIIFGVILLSLYHVWLLVFGIFLIIGIVVLFKLTMKQGIETSLKESDSKYHLAAWLEDLSSAIKIFKVSSNSNIHLEETDKRVLPYLDYRTQHFHVLKFQYKLVIFFKVIITLVMLSIGVYLLINQKLNIGAFMAVEIVILLLLSAVEKLIKSLESYYDTIIALAKLDKITELKTENSGKHNIYHNSNAGVDISFNRVNYSFDGKTNKLENINFDVTANGITVISGDTASGKSLLLNLIAGFYTPTQGNIFINGVGIENIDMNIYRSKLGLMIDERGIFKGTIFENISVGNENIKLDDVVALAKEIGIDSHYFSNDLLSVINDVNYQLPYSTKKIIMLLRALIGNKKLILLKEPLEGLGESIKPKLIKYIQKTSQYRTYIIISQDKDLIKASQHHLSMNKGKLEVIK from the coding sequence ATGAATAAAAAACTAAACGAACTATTACTCAACCTAATAAAGATAGAACGGAAAGACATCGTCAATATTTATTTATATGGTATCCTTAGCGGACTGGTATATTTGAGTATTCCTCTAGGTATACAAGCCATTATTAGCTATGCCTTTGGAGCCGCTATGGTTACTTCTATCTATTTATTGATTGCACTTGTAGTGCTAGGCACTTGGCTGACAGGCTACTTCCAAATAAAGGTAATGATGATTATAGAGAAAATCCAACAAAAAATATTTGTGGATTACACTTTCAAAATCGCTAAAAGATTACCTGATATAGACCTCTATTCGGTAAACAATTATCATCTTCCTGAGCTTATCAATCGTTTTTTTGATACACAGAATTTACAAAAATCATTCTCCAAAATGCTATTGAGCATTCCTACATCTATTATACAGATTATTTTTGGAGTTATACTATTATCTCTTTATCATGTTTGGCTTTTGGTCTTTGGTATTTTTCTCATCATAGGCATTGTTGTTCTATTTAAGCTTACAATGAAACAAGGTATAGAAACCAGCCTCAAAGAAAGCGATAGCAAATATCATCTAGCAGCTTGGCTGGAAGATTTATCATCAGCAATTAAGATATTTAAAGTAAGTTCTAACTCAAATATTCATTTAGAAGAAACTGATAAAAGGGTATTGCCGTATTTAGACTACCGTACACAGCATTTTCATGTTCTAAAATTCCAGTACAAATTAGTTATATTTTTTAAGGTTATCATTACACTAGTGATGTTATCTATTGGCGTGTATTTGCTCATCAATCAAAAACTGAACATTGGTGCATTTATGGCAGTAGAAATTGTTATTTTACTACTATTAAGCGCAGTAGAAAAACTAATAAAAAGTTTAGAAAGTTATTATGACACCATTATCGCCCTAGCAAAGCTAGATAAAATCACCGAATTAAAGACGGAAAATAGTGGTAAACACAATATCTACCACAACAGCAATGCTGGAGTTGATATTAGTTTCAATAGAGTCAACTATTCCTTTGATGGCAAAACCAATAAACTAGAAAATATAAACTTTGATGTTACAGCTAATGGCATTACCGTAATTTCTGGAGACACCGCTTCTGGTAAGAGTTTACTCCTTAACTTAATAGCTGGTTTTTATACTCCTACTCAAGGGAATATTTTCATCAATGGTGTGGGGATAGAAAACATCGATATGAATATCTACCGAAGTAAGCTGGGGCTAATGATAGACGAGCGAGGTATTTTTAAAGGAACTATTTTTGAAAACATATCCGTAGGCAATGAAAATATAAAACTAGATGATGTGGTTGCATTGGCAAAAGAAATAGGTATAGACAGCCATTACTTCTCAAACGACTTACTTAGTGTAATTAATGATGTTAATTATCAGCTCCCTTACAGTACAAAAAAAATCATTATGCTTCTGAGAGCCTTAATTGGAAATAAAAAATTAATCCTTCTAAAAGAACCATTAGAAGGCTTAGGCGAAAGCATTAAACCTAAGCTGATAAAATATATCCAAAAAACATCTCAATACAGAACCTATATTATCATCTCTCAAGATAAAGATTTGATTAAAGCAAGCCAACATCATTTATCTATGAATAAAGGGAAACTAGAAGTCATAAAATAA
- a CDS encoding glucosaminidase domain-containing protein codes for MKKHTSYIRTIIIGVLLCLFSFPMKAQATHQYIKSNKNLVTELSKKYEIPAAVIMSIAFVETGGGSCKNSKQLNNHFGIVGKNHQKGSKYKQFSSKEESFDAFCKMLTRKKYYSDLKGKNDFSLWVKTIANNGYSTQPKEWIRRITLVYNKFNLSDI; via the coding sequence ATGAAAAAACACACTTCTTATATTAGAACTATTATTATTGGAGTATTACTGTGTCTATTCTCATTTCCTATGAAGGCACAAGCTACACATCAGTATATTAAAAGCAACAAAAACTTGGTAACCGAGTTATCAAAAAAGTATGAAATTCCTGCCGCTGTAATTATGTCCATCGCATTTGTAGAAACTGGTGGTGGTAGCTGCAAAAACTCAAAGCAACTCAACAACCATTTTGGGATTGTAGGTAAAAATCATCAGAAAGGCTCTAAGTACAAACAATTCAGTTCTAAAGAGGAGAGTTTTGATGCCTTTTGCAAAATGCTCACACGAAAAAAATACTATTCAGACTTAAAAGGGAAAAACGACTTCTCTCTGTGGGTGAAAACCATTGCTAACAACGGTTATTCTACCCAACCTAAAGAATGGATTCGTAGAATAACGCTAGTTTATAACAAATTTAATTTATCAGATATTTAA
- a CDS encoding MBOAT family O-acyltransferase gives MNVEQFLASFDWAAFGNQFLYDSKNPLLFNNGFFVYFFSLFILLFFALRHQHQARRYVFCLFSLYFFYKASGWFVGLVIWSAIVDFFLSNAIYKAKQKSAKTGLLVLSIIFNLGMLFYFKYTNFFISISNEWLNTDFNPLNILLPIGISFYTFENLSYTIDVYRGDFKPASKFSDYLLFLAFFPKLMMGPIVRAHDFVPQINEPYVISEKDFAKGFYLIISGLIKKLIISDFITLNFVDYVFDNPALHTGLENLFAVYGYAMVIYCDFSGYSDIAIGIALWLGFKIPPNFLSPYQSKNITEFWRRWHMSLSSWLKDYLYIPLGGNRKFSVASFLFVSLFLVGVFLMGVNLFHLSYAYSGGLSAAMLLIFLLPALITRDSKGIAANFNLLTTMLLGGFWHGASWNFIIWGAIHGVGLGIHKIWMLLTGKALKKVNNTFIYKVIMGLVTFHFVCFGWVFFKAEDFEIAKAMLSQIFYNFDVSVFMPFYENYQEVLWMIGFAMLIHLIPDGLVDKLLDKPKTIPLVFYIMVFFCFLLLYGFFKSSEQVMPIYLQF, from the coding sequence ATGAATGTAGAACAGTTTTTAGCGTCCTTTGATTGGGCTGCTTTTGGGAATCAATTTTTATACGATAGTAAAAATCCGCTCTTGTTTAATAATGGGTTTTTCGTTTACTTTTTCTCATTATTTATACTATTGTTCTTTGCTCTAAGGCATCAGCATCAAGCAAGGCGTTATGTATTTTGTTTGTTTTCTTTATACTTTTTCTATAAAGCCAGTGGTTGGTTTGTAGGGTTGGTTATTTGGTCTGCTATTGTAGATTTTTTCTTGTCTAATGCTATTTACAAAGCGAAACAGAAGTCGGCTAAAACGGGTTTACTTGTTCTTAGTATTATATTCAATTTAGGAATGTTGTTTTACTTTAAGTACACCAATTTCTTTATTAGTATTTCTAATGAATGGCTTAATACAGACTTTAATCCGCTGAATATTTTGCTTCCTATAGGAATTTCTTTTTATACTTTTGAAAATCTTAGTTATACCATAGATGTCTACAGAGGTGATTTTAAACCAGCCTCCAAGTTTTCAGACTATCTTCTGTTTTTGGCATTTTTCCCAAAACTAATGATGGGCCCTATTGTAAGAGCTCACGATTTTGTGCCACAAATTAACGAACCTTATGTAATTTCCGAGAAAGACTTTGCTAAAGGTTTTTATCTGATTATTTCTGGATTGATAAAAAAACTAATCATTTCAGATTTTATCACGCTGAATTTTGTAGATTATGTCTTTGATAATCCTGCACTGCATACAGGGTTAGAAAACCTTTTTGCGGTCTATGGTTACGCTATGGTTATCTATTGTGATTTTAGCGGATATAGTGATATTGCCATAGGAATAGCCTTGTGGCTAGGCTTTAAAATACCACCTAATTTCCTATCGCCTTATCAAAGTAAAAATATTACAGAGTTCTGGAGACGTTGGCATATGTCCCTTTCTTCTTGGCTTAAAGATTATCTTTATATCCCGTTGGGTGGTAATCGTAAGTTTTCCGTAGCATCGTTTCTATTTGTTTCGTTGTTTTTGGTAGGAGTCTTTCTAATGGGAGTGAATTTGTTCCACTTATCTTATGCTTATTCCGGTGGATTATCCGCAGCGATGTTACTCATCTTTTTGTTGCCTGCACTCATTACTCGAGATTCTAAGGGTATTGCGGCTAACTTTAATCTATTGACCACAATGCTTTTAGGGGGATTTTGGCACGGAGCGAGTTGGAACTTTATTATCTGGGGAGCCATTCACGGAGTAGGTTTGGGTATTCATAAAATATGGATGTTACTTACAGGCAAAGCTCTTAAAAAGGTTAATAATACCTTTATCTATAAGGTAATTATGGGGCTGGTAACTTTCCATTTTGTGTGTTTTGGTTGGGTGTTTTTTAAGGCGGAAGACTTTGAAATCGCAAAGGCGATGTTATCCCAAATTTTCTATAACTTTGATGTTTCTGTCTTTATGCCTTTCTATGAAAATTATCAAGAAGTGCTTTGGATGATTGGCTTTGCGATGCTCATTCATCTAATACCTGATGGGTTGGTAGATAAGTTGCTAGACAAGCCCAAAACAATTCCTTTGGTGTTTTATATAATGGTGTTTTTCTGCTTTCTGTTGCTTTATGGTTTTTTTAAATCCTCGGAGCAGGTAATGCCGATTTATTTACAATTTTAA
- a CDS encoding GDSL-type esterase/lipase family protein → MSENKNRFLYLLCAVSIWFGVNAQITNAENLEPFVTKLKRNEAVTQILFIGDSHIQADWLTGYLRNKFQEEYGNAGRGLVFPYALANSNGPEDISAYSNTTWENFRLVYEQDVFPKIGASGFVIGNKEPSILEINLRPEDAFTKVVIFNDSIMKGEPFELMKSNESLKGFIKKDKKIFPYIVKVEDTFPEIASKFYTTTTRLNQLNQSKKPIANQPYSVEQVGISYDFSFENQLKSLPRSTFCELNTVVNLSEPNTRLLLKTNAKNGNVFYGFQFLNSNTKGVVFNTVGVNGATYADFLKYPLQLQQLKLIQPDIAIIALGTNESLGAIGEEEFKRNAMLLISELRKGTQLPILLISPPDNKLKGDKAELITKWIAQVATQEKVAFYDLNKALGGRGYFQKALNNKDANKDGVHFLKTGYEKQAQKIYEALKALF, encoded by the coding sequence ATGAGTGAAAATAAAAATCGTTTTTTATATCTTTTGTGTGCTGTTTCAATATGGTTTGGGGTAAACGCCCAAATAACCAATGCTGAAAATTTAGAGCCATTTGTAACTAAACTGAAGCGAAACGAAGCCGTAACACAGATTTTATTTATAGGTGATTCTCATATACAAGCCGATTGGCTCACAGGATACCTTCGTAATAAATTTCAAGAAGAATATGGCAATGCAGGGCGAGGTTTGGTGTTTCCCTATGCGTTAGCTAATTCTAATGGACCAGAAGATATATCGGCGTACAGTAATACAACTTGGGAGAACTTTAGATTGGTTTATGAACAAGATGTTTTTCCGAAAATAGGTGCTTCAGGGTTTGTGATTGGGAATAAAGAACCTTCTATTTTGGAAATAAATCTTAGACCTGAAGATGCATTTACTAAGGTAGTTATATTCAATGATAGTATAATGAAGGGAGAGCCTTTTGAACTAATGAAATCTAACGAAAGTTTAAAAGGTTTTATAAAAAAGGATAAAAAAATATTTCCTTATATCGTAAAAGTAGAGGATACATTCCCAGAGATAGCTTCTAAATTCTATACCACCACCACAAGGTTAAATCAGCTCAATCAATCCAAAAAGCCTATTGCTAATCAGCCCTATTCTGTGGAACAAGTAGGAATTAGTTATGACTTCTCCTTTGAAAATCAGCTAAAAAGTTTACCAAGGTCTACCTTCTGTGAACTAAATACAGTCGTGAATTTGTCTGAACCCAATACTCGTCTTTTATTGAAAACTAATGCTAAAAATGGTAATGTTTTCTATGGCTTTCAATTTTTGAATAGCAATACCAAAGGGGTTGTCTTTAATACGGTAGGCGTTAATGGAGCTACCTACGCTGATTTTTTAAAATATCCGTTACAGTTACAACAGTTAAAGTTGATTCAGCCAGATATTGCCATTATAGCTTTGGGCACGAATGAATCTTTAGGAGCTATAGGCGAGGAAGAATTTAAAAGAAATGCAATGCTTCTTATTTCCGAATTAAGAAAAGGCACACAACTTCCAATCTTGTTAATATCGCCACCAGACAATAAACTGAAAGGTGATAAAGCAGAACTCATCACTAAGTGGATTGCTCAAGTTGCTACTCAAGAAAAAGTAGCGTTTTATGATTTGAATAAAGCATTGGGTGGAAGAGGCTATTTTCAAAAAGCACTGAACAATAAAGATGCTAATAAAGATGGCGTACACTTTTTGAAAACAGGTTACGAAAAGCAAGCACAAAAGATTTACGAAGCTCTAAAAGCATTGTTTTAG